The stretch of DNA TCCGGCCCTACTACCTCGTGCCGGACGGCAAGGTCGGCCACGATGCATTCGCGGTGATCCGCGAAACCATCCGCACCATGGACAAGGTCGCGATCGGACGCGTGGTGCTGACCAACCGCGAGCACATCATCGCGCTGGAGCCGCTCGACAAGGGCCTGATGGGAACGCTGCTGCGCTACCCCTACGAGGTGCGCAGCGAGACGGAATATTTCGAGGATATCCAGGACGTGAAGATCACCAAGGATATGCTTGATCTGGCAAGGCATATCGTCGAGCAGAAATCCGGCTCATTCGAGCCCGAGCAGTTCGAGGACCGCTATGAGCAGGCGCTGATCGACCTGATCAATCAGAAGCGCAACGGGCTGAGCACCACGGCAAAGGCTGCGCCGAAAACGACCGGCAACGTCATCAACCTGATGGATGCGCTCAAGCGCAGCCTCGCCAGCGAAAAGCAGGCCGCCCCTGCCGCCAAGGTCACCGAAAAGGCCAAGGGCAAGAAGCCGAAGAAGGCCGCCGCGGGCCAGCGCGAGATGCTGTTGCCGATCAGCGGCGGCGGCAAACGCGCCGCCAAGGAGACGGCCAAGGAAACGGTGAAGGAAGCGCCGAAGAAGGCGGAGAAGCCGGTGCGATCAGCCGCCCGCACCAAGAAGGCCGGATGATTGGGCAAGGAGCGCGATAGCATCATCTAGCGCGCGATGCCCTGGTCAACCCCGTTCGATGACCCGATACCGCTTCAAGGCGGAGGCAGGCTCGCGACGCTGCAGCAAGCCGCCGACTATGTCATGGGATTATCGGAAGAAGCGCAGCACCAGGCGCACTGGCAGGTCGCGGTCGAGAATCTGATCAATGCGGCGGAGACCGGCGGCGGCTGGCTGATGTTCGCGCGGATCGCTGTCATGCGGGCGCTCAATGCGGACGGGAACGAAGGCTAGCCCGCTTCAATCGCCGCCCCGCCCCTGTCGGCGGTGGCCGGAGCAGCGGCTCCCTGCATGGTGCGGGTCGCTGAACCCCGGCTACTTGAGCGAGGAGCTGACGTCGTCGAACTTCGTGCTGAGCGTGCTGCCGATGCCGCTGACGGCGGTGACGATCAGGATGCTGAGGCCGCCCGCAATGATGGCATATTCGATGGCGGTAGCACCGCATTCATCGTCGACAAATCGTGCCAGTAATCGACGCATAGATAAACTCCTGTCGACGCTCCCCGGATTTCTCCCGCGCCATATTCGTTAAACTCTAGACGGGAACGGTTGAAGAGGCCTTGACGGACACAATGAACGATCGATTAAGGCGGTCGAAGAAATCCGCGCCTCCGGAATCATACGGTACGGAAAATTTACCATCGATTGCGCACCGCCCGTCCATCGTCGCCCGATCGGCGTCTTGCGGAGTGAGGCACATGACAGCGCAGAAGCGTGAAACGGGAGGGAATTACATCGGGCTCCTGCACGAGGAGGCCGAGGAGCAGCATATCGCCGACATATCGGCGGCCGCGAAGCACCGTCTCATGGATCACATGCTCGGCCTGATGGCCGCGATGTTCAGCCGCCGCAGCGAAGCGAACCTCTGAGGTAGTTACCCCCGCCCCGCCGCGGCGTTGAACAGGGGACCGGGCCCAACGGCCCGGTCCGGAAGTCGTGCTCAGAAGTTACGCTGAGCGCGGACCTGAAGCAGGACGGTGTCCTGATCCTTGAACTCGTAGAGCGCGGACGGCTTCGGAGCGGTCGCCGCGAACACCGAGCTACCCGACATCTTCTGATCGAGATGGAACCACTGGACTTCGCCCGAGAACGTCAGGTTCTTGACCGGGGTCCAGCGGGTAACGACGCCGAGCTGCGAGACGTTGAAGTCGGGGTTACAGGTGTAGTTGCCCGCAGCGTTGCCGGCCAGTGCCTGACCCGGGTGGCTGAGGGCGAAGGCGGCGCAGTAAGCGCCCTTGGCCGACGTGGTTCCGGCACCGAGCAGATTGTCGTTGGCACCGCCGTCATACCGGACCGCGGAATAGCTGCCGAACAGGCTGGTCGACCAGTACGGATTCCAGTTGTGATTGAACGCACCGCGGACGCCCCAGGCCGTCGTCAGGACGATGCCGCCGGTACCGCCTGCGCCGGGCATATAGACGCCATCGGTGGTCGCACCGAAGCCGACGCTCTGGTAGCCGAAGCCGCTGTCGCCGAACATTGCAAAGCTCGGCGAAGTGCCGCTGGTGGCGATCACGTTCTTGGTCGTGCCCTTGGCATAGGACACGTCGACCTTGATGTCGTCGCCGGGGCCGGTCGGAATATTCTTGATGTTCAACGCCGCCATCACCGAGCCGCCCCACTTGGTTTCGGGATGACCGCTGATTTCGGAAAGCGCCGTCGGGACGCCGCCCGCGCCCAGCGTGTTGTACGAAGCGTTGACCTCATGCGCGGCCGCCGAAAGCTGGAACAAGCCCCAGGCCTGATCGACCCGGATGTTGCCGACGATGTCGGGCGTATGCACGCCGGCATAGGCGTTCGACCCGGTTCCGTTGACGCTGATCGCCGAC from Bradyrhizobium sp. AZCC 1693 encodes:
- the ku gene encoding non-homologous end joining protein Ku, encoding MAPRANWKGFLRLSLVTCPVALYPATSDTEKVSFNQINRKTGHRIKYAKVDADTGEEVANDDIMKGYKVDTDTYIEVTKDELDELALESTRTIEIDEFVPRADIDSRYVIRPYYLVPDGKVGHDAFAVIRETIRTMDKVAIGRVVLTNREHIIALEPLDKGLMGTLLRYPYEVRSETEYFEDIQDVKITKDMLDLARHIVEQKSGSFEPEQFEDRYEQALIDLINQKRNGLSTTAKAAPKTTGNVINLMDALKRSLASEKQAAPAAKVTEKAKGKKPKKAAAGQREMLLPISGGGKRAAKETAKETVKEAPKKAEKPVRSAARTKKAG
- a CDS encoding Flp family type IVb pilin translates to MRRLLARFVDDECGATAIEYAIIAGGLSILIVTAVSGIGSTLSTKFDDVSSSLK
- a CDS encoding porin, with protein sequence MITARTLVLSSAAGLMALGGAQAADLPVKAKAVEYVRVCSLYGAGFFYIPGTDTCIKIGGYLRVDTTFNGGAHGAPAWNSDLGQQNRYRDYFVSRSRMALTVDTRTATEYGVVRTFGQGDFQFTNLGGSSRNPNLQATNLGNNPQLLDTAGNGYVAVEYLFIQFAGFTFGKSSSAYSTPWNGFPGNINSSLLGGNNTDTGVNNIQYTAQFGNGVSASIGLDDPTVWNRTAVYNLGIPSAISVNGTGSNAYAGVHTPDIVGNIRVDQAWGLFQLSAAAHEVNASYNTLGAGGVPTALSEISGHPETKWGGSVMAALNIKNIPTGPGDDIKVDVSYAKGTTKNVIATSGTSPSFAMFGDSGFGYQSVGFGATTDGVYMPGAGGTGGIVLTTAWGVRGAFNHNWNPYWSTSLFGSYSAVRYDGGANDNLLGAGTTSAKGAYCAAFALSHPGQALAGNAAGNYTCNPDFNVSQLGVVTRWTPVKNLTFSGEVQWFHLDQKMSGSSVFAATAPKPSALYEFKDQDTVLLQVRAQRNF